One window from the genome of Candidatus Didemnitutus sp. encodes:
- a CDS encoding carboxypeptidase regulatory-like domain-containing protein produces the protein MLRPAALLRRLALGTALLTALTAAPVDFQLPAQSAADALLAFSQQARVEVLFPADELGAAQANAVQGNLEPDDALARLLAGTGFAAHRFSGGKYVVRSTAQTSGSITGRLLYPDGKPAAGIVIALAGTRLSATTDAGGRFSFAAVPPGKRQLFANAAGWHPLRIDNVEVEAGRISKLDDQRLQPVRELEQLEPYVVQGRSARLRPIDDSAALLGPRRATGNLDLPRGADDALPFTIYTREQITRSGVVALNEFLQRAILEGDASARPPEQSGSFDSKQAFAGSSNLKLRGYEENETVILINGRRLPEVQISSNQQPQPADVNFIPLSLIQQVEVLPASASAIYSGNPVGGVINIVLRPDVTATEVNATYTNATGGYDAPQTSFSFQHGQSLLDQRLRIRLSAVRTDVEPPTETELGFRRRHAAFVPLADDALFRATPNIRSHDGTPLFGAGSATFTSVAPGADGNGGLAAFNGRAGVRQLDFYDSPAGLSASPITLDSPYGRRQRRDAYFGSVTYDPWPWIQIGLDVIHSRTVMNRGLDVLTGNFTLAAASPLNPFHQDVDITLVDTAPLVGENYNEAHIDFSSAVGGLLLRLPRAWRLSSDFLASRSVVKYRGLFGADTTRWQSLIDQGVYNPLRDTQHYGPPTAFYDSVLIYRGGRGRFVTLGDYRTLDVAARVTNQELNLPTGRSSLVAGADYRRLQLRDYAEEFLYADGSRAADPMLRRGRQLERYSFFSELQTPLAPRRWLPQWIRKIDGDFAVRYVASDQANEVNTVPTVGLRAAFAGGVTLRGSVTSSKRFPAPFLSRSVALPGGPDGGAANQDIITDPRRGESYVAQVDDNVNFFLAPEDAVTQTAGLLFEHGEEHHFRATLDFVDTRKTNEMLSLDANGTLALEALVPERVIRAAPGPGETVGRVTRVIVGNINASSRRSQSWTLGVDYAWTGLLGGTLETHARVLYYQRYERQLLATQPTVDELNHPDGTGSGLLRYRADFGAGWSNRTYGFGFEGQYFHSRLLPDYERIAQGDKQIRPYWQFDAYAQADLVRLLGWKTKRYGLRGQLRVNNLSGFDYPKYYYDGAASGVQPYGDWRGRTYSLSVTATF, from the coding sequence ATGCTCCGGCCCGCCGCCCTGCTCCGACGACTGGCCCTCGGCACCGCGCTCCTCACGGCGCTGACCGCCGCGCCGGTCGATTTCCAGCTGCCCGCGCAATCCGCCGCCGACGCGCTGCTCGCCTTCTCCCAACAGGCGAGAGTCGAGGTGTTGTTTCCGGCTGACGAGCTGGGCGCCGCGCAGGCCAACGCCGTCCAGGGCAACCTCGAGCCCGACGACGCGCTCGCCCGCCTGCTCGCCGGCACCGGCTTCGCCGCCCACCGCTTCAGCGGCGGCAAATACGTCGTCCGCTCCACCGCGCAGACCTCCGGCTCGATCACCGGCCGCCTCCTCTACCCCGACGGCAAACCCGCCGCCGGCATCGTCATCGCCCTCGCCGGCACGCGCCTCTCCGCCACGACCGACGCCGGCGGCCGCTTCAGCTTCGCCGCCGTGCCCCCCGGCAAACGGCAACTCTTCGCCAACGCCGCCGGCTGGCATCCTCTCCGCATCGACAACGTCGAGGTCGAGGCCGGACGCATTTCCAAGCTCGACGACCAGCGCCTCCAGCCCGTGCGCGAGCTCGAACAACTCGAACCCTACGTCGTCCAAGGCCGCTCCGCCCGTCTCCGCCCCATCGACGACAGCGCCGCGCTTCTCGGCCCGCGCCGCGCCACCGGCAATCTCGATCTGCCCCGCGGCGCCGACGACGCCCTGCCCTTCACCATCTACACCCGTGAACAGATCACCCGCAGCGGCGTCGTGGCGCTGAACGAATTTCTCCAACGCGCCATCCTCGAGGGCGACGCCTCCGCCCGGCCGCCGGAGCAAAGCGGCAGCTTCGACTCCAAGCAGGCCTTCGCCGGCAGCAGCAACCTCAAGCTCCGCGGCTACGAGGAAAACGAAACCGTCATCCTCATCAACGGCCGCCGCCTGCCCGAGGTGCAGATCAGCAGCAACCAGCAGCCCCAGCCGGCCGACGTGAACTTCATCCCGCTCAGCCTCATCCAGCAGGTCGAAGTGCTCCCCGCCTCCGCTTCCGCCATCTACAGCGGCAATCCCGTCGGCGGCGTGATCAACATCGTGCTGCGCCCCGACGTAACCGCCACCGAAGTCAACGCCACCTACACCAACGCCACCGGCGGCTACGACGCGCCCCAGACCTCGTTCTCCTTCCAACACGGCCAATCGCTCCTCGACCAACGCCTTCGCATCCGCCTCAGCGCCGTGCGCACCGACGTCGAACCGCCGACCGAGACCGAGCTCGGCTTCCGCCGCCGCCACGCCGCCTTCGTTCCCCTCGCGGACGACGCCCTCTTCCGCGCCACGCCCAACATCCGCAGCCACGACGGCACGCCGCTGTTCGGTGCCGGCAGCGCCACCTTCACCTCCGTCGCCCCTGGCGCCGACGGCAACGGCGGCCTCGCCGCCTTCAACGGCCGCGCCGGCGTGCGACAACTCGACTTCTACGATTCGCCCGCCGGACTCTCCGCCTCGCCGATCACCCTCGACTCCCCCTACGGCCGACGTCAGCGCCGCGACGCGTATTTCGGCTCGGTGACCTACGACCCGTGGCCTTGGATTCAGATCGGCCTCGACGTCATCCACTCGCGCACGGTGATGAACCGCGGCCTCGACGTGCTCACCGGCAACTTCACGCTCGCCGCCGCATCGCCGCTCAACCCCTTCCACCAGGACGTCGATATCACGCTCGTCGACACCGCGCCGCTCGTCGGCGAAAATTACAACGAAGCCCACATCGACTTCTCCTCCGCCGTCGGCGGCCTCCTCTTGCGCCTGCCCCGCGCGTGGCGCCTGTCGTCCGACTTCCTCGCCTCGCGCAGCGTCGTCAAATATCGCGGCCTCTTCGGCGCGGACACGACCCGCTGGCAGAGCCTCATCGACCAAGGCGTCTACAATCCGCTCCGCGACACGCAGCACTACGGCCCGCCGACCGCGTTCTACGACTCCGTGCTCATTTATCGCGGCGGCCGCGGTCGATTCGTGACGCTCGGCGACTATCGCACGCTCGACGTCGCCGCCCGCGTCACGAATCAGGAACTCAACCTCCCGACCGGACGCTCGAGCCTCGTCGCCGGCGCCGACTACCGCCGCCTCCAACTGCGCGACTACGCCGAGGAATTTCTCTACGCCGACGGCTCGCGCGCGGCCGACCCCATGCTGCGCCGCGGCCGCCAACTCGAGCGCTACAGCTTCTTCTCCGAACTTCAGACCCCGCTCGCGCCCCGCCGCTGGCTGCCTCAGTGGATTCGCAAGATCGACGGCGACTTCGCCGTCCGCTACGTCGCCTCCGACCAAGCCAACGAAGTCAACACCGTCCCGACGGTCGGCCTGCGTGCCGCGTTCGCCGGCGGCGTCACGCTGCGCGGCAGCGTCACCTCGTCGAAACGCTTCCCGGCACCCTTCCTCAGCCGCTCCGTCGCCCTACCCGGCGGCCCCGACGGCGGCGCCGCGAACCAGGACATCATCACCGATCCTCGGCGCGGCGAATCCTACGTCGCGCAGGTCGACGACAATGTGAACTTCTTCCTCGCACCCGAAGACGCCGTCACGCAAACGGCCGGCCTCCTGTTCGAACACGGCGAAGAGCATCACTTCCGCGCGACCCTCGACTTCGTCGACACCCGCAAGACCAACGAAATGCTCTCGCTCGACGCCAACGGCACGCTCGCCCTCGAAGCGCTCGTCCCCGAACGCGTCATCCGCGCGGCCCCCGGCCCCGGCGAAACCGTCGGCCGCGTGACGCGCGTGATCGTCGGCAACATCAACGCCTCGTCGCGCCGCTCGCAGAGTTGGACGCTCGGCGTCGACTACGCGTGGACCGGCCTGCTCGGCGGCACGCTCGAGACCCATGCCCGCGTGCTCTATTATCAGCGCTACGAACGCCAGTTGCTCGCGACGCAACCGACCGTGGACGAGCTGAACCATCCCGACGGCACCGGCTCCGGCCTGTTGCGCTATCGCGCGGATTTCGGCGCCGGCTGGTCGAACCGCACCTACGGCTTCGGCTTCGAGGGACAATACTTCCACTCCCGCCTGCTGCCCGACTACGAGCGTATCGCCCAAGGCGACAAGCAAATCCGCCCCTACTGGCAATTCGACGCCTATGCGCAGGCCGATCTCGTCCGCCTGCTCGGCTGGAAGACCAAGCGCTACGGCCTGCGCGGCCAGCTCCGCGTGAACAACCTCTCGGGCTTCGACTATCCCAAATACTATTACGACGGCGCCGCTTCCGGCGTGCAGCCCTACGGCGACTGGCGCGGGCGCACCTACTCGTTGTCCGTCACGGCGACGTTCTGA
- a CDS encoding NAD-dependent epimerase/dehydratase family protein: MAKTILVTGSSGLIGSEVCVYFAAQGYTVHGVDNNQRAVFFGPQGDTRWNQQRLAQDLKGFEHHELDIRDRAGVLALVKHLKPAVIVHTAAQPSHDRAAAIPFDDFDTNAVGTLNLLEAARQACPESPFVHMSTNKVYGDAPNSIKLAELETRWDYADPAYAHGIAETFTIDQSKHSLFGASKVAADVMVQEYGRYFNMPTCALRGGCLTGPNHSGVELHGFLSYLVKCNLEGREYRVFGYKGKQVRDNIHSLDVARFMAAFVAAPRAGEVYNLGGGKNNSCSILEAFQIAEKFSGKKQVYTYVDQNRAGDHICYYSDLRKMRAHYPSWDISVSLEETIRQIVEAWKSRPKT, encoded by the coding sequence ATGGCCAAGACCATCCTCGTCACCGGTTCCTCGGGCCTCATCGGCTCCGAAGTCTGCGTTTATTTCGCCGCTCAAGGCTACACGGTCCACGGCGTCGACAACAACCAGCGCGCCGTCTTCTTCGGCCCGCAGGGCGACACGCGCTGGAACCAGCAGCGCCTCGCGCAGGACCTGAAGGGTTTCGAGCACCACGAACTCGACATCCGTGATCGCGCCGGCGTGCTCGCGCTCGTCAAACACCTCAAGCCTGCCGTCATCGTCCACACCGCCGCGCAACCCTCGCACGACCGCGCCGCCGCGATTCCTTTCGACGATTTCGACACCAACGCCGTCGGCACGCTCAACCTCCTCGAGGCCGCGCGCCAAGCCTGCCCCGAGTCGCCCTTCGTGCACATGAGCACGAACAAAGTCTACGGCGACGCGCCCAACTCCATCAAACTCGCCGAACTCGAGACCCGCTGGGACTACGCCGATCCTGCCTACGCGCACGGCATCGCCGAGACGTTCACCATCGACCAGTCGAAGCACTCGCTCTTCGGAGCCTCCAAGGTCGCCGCCGACGTCATGGTCCAGGAATACGGCCGCTATTTCAACATGCCCACCTGCGCGCTGCGCGGCGGCTGCCTCACCGGCCCGAACCACAGCGGCGTGGAGCTCCACGGGTTCCTCAGCTACCTCGTGAAGTGCAACCTCGAGGGCCGCGAATACCGCGTCTTCGGCTACAAGGGCAAACAGGTCCGCGACAACATCCACTCGCTCGACGTCGCGCGCTTCATGGCCGCGTTCGTCGCCGCGCCTCGCGCCGGCGAGGTCTACAACCTCGGCGGCGGCAAAAACAATTCCTGTTCCATCCTCGAGGCCTTCCAGATCGCGGAAAAATTCTCCGGCAAGAAGCAGGTCTATACCTACGTCGACCAAAACCGCGCCGGCGACCACATCTGCTATTACTCGGACCTGCGCAAGATGCGCGCGCACTACCCGAGCTGGGACATCAGCGTCTCGCTCGAGGAAACCATCCGCCAGATCGTCGAGGCGTGGAAATCACGCCCCAAGACCTGA